The DNA region GGCTGGCGATGACCCCCGAGCTCCCGCGCGCCTGCACGAGCAGCGCCCGCGCCACCCCGTCGGCGTCGTCGGCGGCGCCGAGGGCGCGCGAGACGGTGAGGGCGAGGTTGGTGCCGGTGTCCCCGTCGGCGACCGGGAAGACGTTGAGGGCGTCGAGCTGCGCCCGCGCGCGCTCGAGCCGCTCGGCGACGAGGTGCGCCCACCGCACGAGCCGGGCGCGCGACAGCGGCCCGCCCGCCGCGGCGTGCCCGTCCTCGCCCGTCATGCCGCGCACGATACGGAGGACCCCGGACGCACGCCGTCAGGGAGCACCCGGGTCGTCCGGTAGTCTGTCGTGGTTGCCTGCCGGTACCCGGGGGGCTCACGTCCCCGAGGGCGCCCGGCACGGGCGGCCCCTGATCCAACTGCTTCCGAGGAGACACCCGTGGCTGCCACCTGTGACGTCTGCGGCAAGGGCCCCGGCTTCGGTCACAGCATCTCCCACTCGCACCGGCGCACCAAGCGTCGTTGGAACCCGAACATCCAGCGGGTCCGTGCGTTCGTGGGCGCGACGCCGAAGCGCATGAACGTCTGCACCTCCTGCCTGAAGGCGGGCAAGGTCACGCGCTGACCCCGGCGCCGACCTGCCGTCCCTACGGCACCTCGCGGCCGTCGTCCCGCCCGGGACGGCGGCCGTAGTGCGTCCAGCCGCCCGCACCACCGACCCGGCGGCGCACGTCCTCGCCGTCGAGCAGGACCGGCGCCGCCCCGTCCGGGGCGGCGCGGCACGTACCGACGACCCGCCAGCCGTCGAGCCCGGTCGCGTCCGCTCCGACGGTGGCGAGCATCGCGTGCTCCTCCCCGCTCGTCAGCACCCACCGGCCCGCGGTCCCCGCCGGCTCCCCCAGCGCGGTCGCGACCCGCTCGAGGACGGCCGGCGCCGCCAGCGCCGCGGCTGACAGGTCGAGGACGACCCCCGAGGCGCGGGCGAGACGGGTGGCGTCGCGCACCAGGCCGTCGCTCACGTCGATCATCGCCGTGGCGCCCGCGGCACGCGCCCGCGCGCCGGCCGCGTGGTCGACGGCCGGGGCCCGGTGCGCCGCCAGGCACAGCCGCACCGCCTCGACGACCTCGGCGTCGGGGTCGCGCAGCAGCCCCTCGAGCACCCCGGGCCCGGCGCCGAGCACCGCGAGCCCGGCGGCGGAGGCCCCGAGCGGACGCCCCGGCATCGGGCCGAGCACGACGAGGTCGCCCGGTCGCGCCCCGGCCCGCGTGACCGCGGGCGCGGGCCCGTCGAGGACACCCAGCCCGGTCCCGGTGACGACCGCGACCGGTGACTCCGCGACGTCGCCGCCGAGCACGTCGGCGCCGGCGGCGGCGACCTCCTCGCGCAGGCCGGCAGCCAGCTCCTCCGCCCACGCCAGCGGCAGGTGGCCGGGCGCGGCGAGGGACACGACGAGCCCGGTCGGTCGCGCGCCCATCGCCGCGACGTCGGCGAGGACCTGCACGACGGTCTTGCGCCCCACCTCCCGCCCGCTCGACCAGTCCTCGCGGAAGTCGACGCCGGCCACGAGGGTGTCGGTGCTCACCACGACGGCCCCGCCGGTCGCGAGCACGGCGGCGTCGTCGCCCGCCGGCACGAGGACGTCGGGCGAGCGCGGCGCGCCGAGCGCCGCCAGCACGTGCGCGACGAGGGCGTCCTCGCCGGCGTCGGCGACGGTGCGGCTGTCCATGCGGTCGTCCTCCAGGGGCACTACGGTCGGGCCGTGGTCCAGGCGTACATCCTCGTGCAGACAGAGGTCGGCAAGGCCGGCACCGTGACCGAGGCCATCCGCAGCATGGCGGAGACGGTCGGGGTGGAGAACGTCACGGGTCCCTACGACGTCGTGGCCAAGGTGCAGGCCGAGACGCTCGACGAGCTCGGCCGTCTCGTGGTCGCGCGCGTGCAGGAGCTGCCGGGCATCACCCGGACGCTCACGTGCCCGGTCGTCAACGTCTGAGGCCGGGCCCCGCCGCCCTCGCGCCGGCCGCGGCGCTGCTGCTGGGTGCCTGCTCCGGGCCCCTCGCCGTGGAGGCGGGCCCGGACGCCGCCGCGCCGGCCTGCGACGACCTGCTCGCGGCCCTGCCACGCACCGTCGCCGGGGAGCCGGCCCGGCAGACGACCGGCGCCGGCACGGCCGCGTGGGGCGACCCCGCCGTCCTGCTGCGGTGCGGGGTGGAGCCCACGGGGCCGACGGCCGCCGAGTGCGTGACGGTGACGGGGCCGCAGGGCGAGCAGGTGGACTGGGTCCTCCTCGCCTCCTCCGACGCGGGCGCCATCCTCACCACGTACGGCCGCCGACCGGCGGTCGAGGTCGAGGTGCCGGCGACGTACGGTCCGGCGACGCTGTCGGTGCTGCCCGAGGTCGGACCGGCCGTGGCGGGCCTGCCGTCCGAGGCCGTCTGCCTCGGCTGAGCGGGCGACCCGCCCGGCGGCCTCAGCGCAGGCCGGTGGGGCGCGAGAGGGCGAGCCGGAGCAGCCGGTCGACGAGCTCGGGGTAGTCGACGCCGGTGCTGTCCCACAGCACCGGGTACATCGACGTCGCCGTGAAGCCCGGCATGGTGTTGAGCTCGTTG from Aquipuribacter sp. SD81 includes:
- the thiL gene encoding thiamine-phosphate kinase; protein product: MDSRTVADAGEDALVAHVLAALGAPRSPDVLVPAGDDAAVLATGGAVVVSTDTLVAGVDFREDWSSGREVGRKTVVQVLADVAAMGARPTGLVVSLAAPGHLPLAWAEELAAGLREEVAAAGADVLGGDVAESPVAVVTGTGLGVLDGPAPAVTRAGARPGDLVVLGPMPGRPLGASAAGLAVLGAGPGVLEGLLRDPDAEVVEAVRLCLAAHRAPAVDHAAGARARAAGATAMIDVSDGLVRDATRLARASGVVLDLSAAALAAPAVLERVATALGEPAGTAGRWVLTSGEEHAMLATVGADATGLDGWRVVGTCRAAPDGAAPVLLDGEDVRRRVGGAGGWTHYGRRPGRDDGREVP
- a CDS encoding DAK2 domain-containing protein; the encoded protein is MTGEDGHAAAGGPLSRARLVRWAHLVAERLERARAQLDALNVFPVADGDTGTNLALTVSRALGAADDADGVARALLVQARGSSGVIASQLVRGWTEVLLAADAAGRRPLDAPGGVPAGAVAEALARGDALAWQAVAEPVEGTVLSV
- a CDS encoding DUF3515 family protein; protein product: MPGRQRLRPGPAALAPAAALLLGACSGPLAVEAGPDAAAPACDDLLAALPRTVAGEPARQTTGAGTAAWGDPAVLLRCGVEPTGPTAAECVTVTGPQGEQVDWVLLASSDAGAILTTYGRRPAVEVEVPATYGPATLSVLPEVGPAVAGLPSEAVCLG
- a CDS encoding Lrp/AsnC family transcriptional regulator; amino-acid sequence: MVQAYILVQTEVGKAGTVTEAIRSMAETVGVENVTGPYDVVAKVQAETLDELGRLVVARVQELPGITRTLTCPVVNV
- the rpmB gene encoding 50S ribosomal protein L28; the encoded protein is MAATCDVCGKGPGFGHSISHSHRRTKRRWNPNIQRVRAFVGATPKRMNVCTSCLKAGKVTR